The Prevotella melaninogenica genome window below encodes:
- a CDS encoding diacylglycerol/lipid kinase family protein, which yields MVEEGRWGIIYCPKGGLLGNPVKRWEQAERCLQAHNIQYDMVQSENPRSVDRLVRMLISNGYKTIIIYGGDSALNDAVNYLMLLEPEERERITLGVIPNGVLNDFAHFWGFDESHLEQTIVWLKQKRVRRVDVGCIRYENKKNERCRRYFLNCVNIGMVANIMSLRRRLRHLFISRTISFILSCFLLMFQRMDYFMSLKINADSIKQRLMTVCIGNAQGYGQTPNAVPYNGLLDVSIVSQPKLWQAMEGMYLLLRDKILNHRNVMPYRTQELSGQIAEHTPVSVDGRLLNGTPIGTFTIGVEKEVINFLIPD from the coding sequence ATGGTAGAGGAAGGAAGATGGGGCATCATTTATTGTCCGAAGGGAGGATTACTTGGTAATCCAGTAAAGCGTTGGGAACAAGCTGAACGCTGTCTGCAAGCACACAACATACAGTATGATATGGTGCAAAGTGAGAATCCACGTAGTGTGGATAGACTCGTGCGGATGCTGATTAGTAATGGTTATAAAACTATTATTATCTATGGCGGTGACTCTGCGTTAAATGATGCGGTCAACTATCTCATGCTCTTAGAACCAGAAGAGCGTGAGCGTATTACGTTGGGTGTTATCCCGAATGGCGTGTTAAATGACTTTGCACACTTCTGGGGTTTCGATGAGTCACACTTGGAACAGACGATTGTTTGGCTCAAGCAGAAGCGTGTAAGACGAGTAGATGTTGGCTGTATTCGCTACGAGAATAAGAAGAATGAGCGTTGCCGTCGATATTTCCTTAACTGTGTAAACATTGGTATGGTGGCAAATATTATGAGTCTTCGTCGCCGTTTGCGCCACCTTTTTATATCCCGCACAATCTCCTTCATCCTCTCTTGCTTCCTACTAATGTTCCAGCGTATGGATTATTTCATGTCGCTGAAAATCAATGCAGATAGTATAAAACAGCGTCTGATGACTGTTTGTATTGGTAATGCCCAGGGTTATGGGCAGACCCCGAATGCTGTACCTTATAATGGTCTGCTCGATGTTTCCATCGTTTCTCAGCCAAAACTGTGGCAAGCAATGGAAGGAATGTATCTCTTGTTGCGAGATAAGATATTAAATCATCGTAATGTGATGCCATATAGAACGCAGGAATTGAGTGGACAAATAGCTGAGCACACGCCAGTCAGTGTTGATGGTCGACTCCTGAATGGTACGCCTATTGGTACGTTTACGATTGGTGTTGAGAAAGAAGTTATTAACTTCCTTATCCCCGATTAA
- the miaA gene encoding tRNA (adenosine(37)-N6)-dimethylallyltransferase MiaA — MKNEQIGEGTAAGIALDKRMITILGPTASGKTDLAAHLAARLNAEIISADSRQVYRGMDIGTGKDLADYTVEGHAIPYHLIDICEPGTKYNLFRYQQDFLDSYEDIRSRGVLPILCGGTGLYIEAVLKGYSLSPVPQNPELRKELEGKSLEELTAMLVELKKKNHSVMHNKTDVDSCQRAIRAIEIETYNLTKPTEERRCPPIDSLIIGVDIDREARRKKITNRLKARLEEGMVGEIEGLLKQGIPAEDLIYYGLEYKFVTEYLIGRLSYNEMFRQLEIAIHQFAKRQMTWFRGMERRGFTIHWVNAAQKMEDKVEEILSLW, encoded by the coding sequence ATGAAGAACGAACAGATAGGTGAGGGTACGGCTGCAGGTATAGCTCTTGACAAGCGTATGATAACCATTCTTGGTCCTACGGCTTCGGGTAAGACCGATCTTGCTGCACATTTGGCTGCTCGGCTTAACGCTGAAATCATCAGTGCAGATAGCCGTCAGGTCTATCGTGGCATGGATATTGGTACGGGTAAAGACTTGGCTGATTACACAGTTGAGGGGCATGCAATACCTTATCACCTTATAGATATATGTGAACCAGGTACGAAGTATAATCTTTTTCGCTATCAACAGGATTTCCTTGATAGTTATGAAGATATACGGAGTAGGGGAGTGTTGCCTATTCTCTGCGGCGGTACAGGTCTTTATATTGAAGCTGTGCTGAAGGGTTATAGCCTTTCGCCAGTGCCACAGAATCCTGAATTGCGTAAGGAGTTAGAGGGAAAGTCGCTTGAGGAATTGACGGCAATGTTGGTTGAACTGAAGAAAAAGAATCATTCCGTCATGCACAACAAGACGGATGTTGACTCTTGTCAGCGTGCTATTCGTGCGATAGAGATAGAAACCTATAATCTCACAAAGCCAACAGAAGAGCGGCGGTGTCCGCCAATTGACTCATTAATAATAGGTGTAGACATCGATCGTGAAGCACGAAGAAAGAAAATAACCAACCGCTTAAAAGCACGTCTTGAAGAAGGAATGGTTGGCGAGATAGAAGGATTACTGAAGCAGGGTATACCTGCAGAAGATCTTATCTATTATGGTTTAGAATATAAGTTTGTGACAGAGTATCTCATAGGTAGGCTGTCTTACAATGAGATGTTCCGACAGTTAGAAATCGCCATTCATCAGTTTGCTAAGCGACAGATGACGTGGTTTCGTGGTATGGAGCGTCGTGGCTTTACGATTCATTGGGTAAATGCTGCACAAAAGATGGAAGATAAAGTTGAAGAAATATTGAGCTTATGGTAG